The Persephonella sp. genome includes a region encoding these proteins:
- the thiE gene encoding thiamine phosphate synthase, whose protein sequence is MGKNLKLSLYVITDEKLLEGKDIGKAVEEVILGGADIIQYRAKQKSSKQMYQEAVIIKKVCDKYRIPFIINDRVDIALSVNADGVHVGQEDLDVEVVRRLLGFDKIVGLSTKNINQVEEANRLPVDYIGFGSV, encoded by the coding sequence ATGGGAAAAAATCTTAAGCTGTCTTTATACGTTATAACAGATGAAAAGCTCCTTGAGGGAAAAGATATAGGAAAGGCTGTTGAAGAAGTTATATTAGGAGGAGCCGATATTATCCAGTACAGGGCAAAACAAAAATCCTCAAAACAGATGTATCAGGAAGCAGTCATTATAAAAAAGGTGTGTGATAAATACAGAATACCTTTTATTATAAATGACAGGGTTGATATAGCTTTATCTGTCAATGCTGATGGGGTTCATGTTGGTCAGGAGGATCTTGATGTGGAGGTTGTTAGAAGACTATTAGGTTTTGATAAGATTGTCGGGCTTTCAACAAAAAATATCAATCAGGTTGAGGAAGCAAACAGACTGCCTGTTGACTACATAGGATTTGGAAGTGTTT
- a CDS encoding arsenate reductase ArsC, with translation MSINIKIGFICTENSARSQMAEGFGRFYAKKLGKDIEVYSAGSDPSGYVHPLAIKVMAEKGIDISKNRSKSLEEIPLNELDFVITLCGDAAENCPVIPGAKTIHWGLPDPAKAEGTEEEKLQVFREIRDKIEEKVKNMIAGI, from the coding sequence ATGAGTATAAATATAAAAATAGGTTTTATATGCACAGAAAACTCTGCAAGAAGCCAGATGGCTGAAGGTTTTGGAAGGTTTTATGCCAAAAAGCTTGGAAAGGATATTGAGGTTTATTCTGCAGGATCAGACCCTTCAGGTTATGTCCATCCTCTTGCAATAAAAGTTATGGCAGAAAAAGGGATTGATATATCAAAAAACAGGTCTAAATCCCTTGAAGAAATACCCTTAAACGAGCTTGATTTTGTTATAACACTCTGCGGAGATGCTGCAGAGAACTGTCCGGTTATCCCGGGAGCAAAAACGATCCACTGGGGACTTCCTGATCCTGCAAAGGCAGAGGGAACAGAAGAAGAAAAACTGCAGGTTTTCAGGGAAATAAGGGATAAAATAGAAGAAAAGGTAAAAAATATGATAGCAGGTATATAA
- a CDS encoding metalloregulator ArsR/SmtB family transcription factor, whose protein sequence is MNIREVFYALSDDIRLKIVRILIKNEEVCVCQFQEIFGLSQPNVSFHLRILKKAGLVKSRKEGKWSYYSLNRENPVLDALIPFLLSEIPPENIKLSCERR, encoded by the coding sequence ATGAATATAAGGGAAGTTTTTTACGCTTTATCTGATGATATAAGGCTTAAAATAGTAAGGATACTGATTAAAAACGAGGAGGTCTGTGTCTGTCAGTTTCAGGAAATTTTTGGTCTTTCTCAACCTAACGTTTCCTTCCATTTAAGGATTTTAAAAAAAGCAGGATTAGTAAAATCAAGAAAAGAAGGAAAATGGTCTTATTACTCATTAAATAGAGAAAATCCTGTCCTTGATGCTTTAATCCCTTTTCTGTTAAGTGAGATTCCTCCTGAAAACATAAAACTTTCATGTGAGAGAAGATGA
- the vapB gene encoding type II toxin-antitoxin system VapB family antitoxin encodes MKKTKVFKSGNSLAVRLPKGYQIDAEEVYIAKQNNKLVIFPEKEKWDVLFDMLEELADTETKDFLKNRNQPKAQERDLF; translated from the coding sequence GTGAAAAAAACAAAAGTTTTTAAAAGTGGAAATTCTTTGGCTGTAAGACTGCCTAAAGGGTATCAAATAGATGCAGAAGAAGTTTACATTGCAAAACAGAACAATAAGTTGGTCATTTTCCCTGAAAAAGAAAAATGGGATGTTCTATTTGATATGTTAGAGGAGCTGGCAGATACAGAAACTAAAGACTTCCTGAAAAATAGAAATCAACCAAAAGCTCAAGAAAGGGATTTATTTTAA
- a CDS encoding type II toxin-antitoxin system VapC family toxin, producing the protein MLDTNICSFIIREKPVFVKEKLKTISKDNEVVLSSIVASELLYGAYKKGSQKLIATVKTFIDFFEVLPFDLKAADEYGKLRAYLEKKGKIIGAYDLQIAAHALSLSAVLVTNNRKEFSKIETLEIEDWL; encoded by the coding sequence ATGCTTGATACTAATATTTGCAGTTTTATTATCAGAGAAAAACCTGTTTTTGTAAAAGAAAAGCTGAAAACTATTAGTAAGGACAACGAAGTTGTCCTTTCAAGCATTGTTGCATCAGAACTTCTATATGGAGCTTATAAGAAAGGTAGTCAAAAACTAATAGCCACAGTTAAAACATTTATAGATTTTTTTGAGGTTTTACCGTTTGATTTAAAAGCGGCTGATGAATACGGAAAATTAAGAGCCTACCTGGAAAAAAAAGGTAAAATCATCGGGGCTTACGATCTTCAGATAGCAGCACATGCATTATCTTTAAGTGCTGTTTTGGTTACAAATAACAGGAAAGAATTTTCAAAAATAGAGACTTTAGAAATAGAAGATTGGTTATAA
- a CDS encoding NADH-quinone oxidoreductase subunit A: MTGYFALVVFGILAFVIGAALLLINRLIAPKVPDPMEGYTYECGVPLYDKTSHLSLEQKYYLLGLLLVLFDLEAAFVLPWGAIFKEVAQINAGLIFTEMFIFLFILLLGYIYAWKKGALKWQ; encoded by the coding sequence ATGACAGGATATTTCGCCCTTGTTGTTTTTGGAATTCTTGCTTTTGTTATAGGAGCGGCACTTCTGCTTATAAACAGGCTTATTGCACCAAAAGTTCCAGATCCTATGGAAGGATACACATACGAATGTGGTGTTCCCCTTTACGATAAAACGTCCCATCTTTCCCTTGAGCAAAAATACTATCTACTTGGTCTTCTTCTTGTCCTGTTTGATCTTGAAGCTGCTTTTGTTCTTCCCTGGGGAGCTATATTCAAAGAAGTTGCACAGATAAATGCAGGGCTGATATTTACTGAGATGTTTATATTCCTGTTCATTCTACTACTTGGATATATATATGCATGGAAAAAAGGAGCGTTAAAATGGCAATAA
- a CDS encoding NADH-quinone oxidoreductase subunit B: MAIKHNNGIILTTVEEVLSWGRRNSLWPASVGLACCAIEMMHTAASRFDTDRLGIIFRGSPRQSDVLIVAGTVVNKVAPMLKLIYDQMPDPKWVISMGGCSSAGGPFPTYATLQGVDRIIPVDVYVPGCPPTPQALLWGIMELQKKIKAKKEGKVWEEIPVREVPTASQPIKEKSPLGF; this comes from the coding sequence ATGGCAATAAAACATAACAACGGGATTATACTGACAACTGTTGAAGAGGTTTTAAGCTGGGGAAGGAGAAACTCTTTATGGCCTGCGTCAGTAGGTCTTGCCTGCTGTGCTATAGAAATGATGCACACAGCTGCATCAAGATTTGATACAGACAGGCTTGGAATTATATTCAGGGGTTCCCCAAGACAGTCAGATGTTCTGATTGTTGCTGGAACAGTTGTAAATAAGGTTGCACCTATGCTTAAGCTTATATACGATCAGATGCCAGATCCTAAATGGGTTATATCAATGGGAGGATGTTCATCTGCAGGTGGACCTTTCCCGACATACGCTACACTTCAGGGTGTTGACAGGATTATTCCTGTTGATGTTTATGTCCCGGGTTGTCCTCCAACCCCACAGGCACTTTTATGGGGGATTATGGAGCTCCAGAAAAAGATAAAGGCTAAAAAAGAAGGTAAAGTCTGGGAAGAAATTCCTGTGAGGGAAGTTCCAACAGCATCTCAGCCTATAAAAGAAAAATCCCCACTTGGATTTTAA